GCGTTTGTTTGATCCGGCGAATGACCGTTATGCGATCGACCCCTCGGTGTTTCAAACGCCGGACGGCGCGTGGTATCTGCTGTGGGCCGCCCGGCCGGGGCATGTGCTGACCATCGCGCGCTTGGCGAATCCGTGGACGATAAGCGGGCACGGGGTGGTGCTGCCAGCCTCGGGGTTTGGCTGTGAGGAGGTGCGGGAAGGTCCGGTGGTGCTCCGGCGCAACGGACGATTGTTTCTGGTTTACTCGGCGTGCGACACCGGCAAGCCGGATTACAAACTCGGCATGCTGGTGGCGGATGAACATGCCGATGTCCTGAATCCGGCGTCTTGGAAGCAATATCCCGAGCCCGTTTTTGAACGCAACGATGCGCAGGGCGTGTTCGGGCCGGGGCACAACGGCTTTTTCCGCTCGCCGGACGGTCGCGAAGACTGGATTGTTTACCACGCCAAAACCACCGCGGCCTATACCTATCGCGGCCGGACGACGCGGGTGCAGCCATTCACCTGGAATGAGGACGGCACGCCGCATTTCGGCTCGCCTGTGGGCTTGACCAACGTGCTGTCCGAGCCGTCCGGTGAGCGCGCCTCAGCGCCGGCATCGCGGCCGCAAAAATAGTTCGAAGGAGCGGCG
This DNA window, taken from Verrucomicrobiia bacterium, encodes the following:
- a CDS encoding glycoside hydrolase family 43 protein, translated to MATAGKFWLGVRLAGLLALGCNFGHAENLSAGKFTNPLNPGPDPWLECYDGNFYLTTTQGDAIRMWKSSTLAGLKTATPVTVWRDTNATRSAGMWAPEFHFISNRWYLYYTATSSDKSDDHHRLHVLESAGTDPLGPYTYKARLFDPANDRYAIDPSVFQTPDGAWYLLWAARPGHVLTIARLANPWTISGHGVVLPASGFGCEEVREGPVVLRRNGRLFLVYSACDTGKPDYKLGMLVADEHADVLNPASWKQYPEPVFERNDAQGVFGPGHNGFFRSPDGREDWIVYHAKTTAAYTYRGRTTRVQPFTWNEDGTPHFGSPVGLTNVLSEPSGERASAPASRPQK